In Juglans microcarpa x Juglans regia isolate MS1-56 chromosome 8D, Jm3101_v1.0, whole genome shotgun sequence, the following are encoded in one genomic region:
- the LOC121243362 gene encoding uncharacterized protein LOC121243362, translated as MIISHFVNTKFGNNSFIWLSYIPRAASFSESLNECDHLRAFFYSSSQDLILQKCGHKLVYLDNMAELVGTIAQCAATCPHYSSLFSHEFEGDEDRSDKQCRIDDHEEETSKSDSSDDLNPSILNQKMRRCIKFLHNPRKEFHFFFSSDHCFPPISEIPDFLTYQGIGPSVTIELHTNMHNDSEWAGLLICASFTFQENQIEFLESLESEIPHHLICFFDTDIDSLRPIHVYRTAKQEFKWLHLHGFVWLFYIPIWWLPDRIQCCNHIEVSIMSDWPCWIVNNCGLRFLSTHDSGDLMQLLLPFQASFFDNWGLFHKEILEQDCTKLEPFSHQTEGCTSMDSGFSSNVESHPTKAENQGYNLETSTIFLKRKLETDMFSTLFEGLQNDYHGYFFPQGEIPSWFNNRNDGPSIEIQLPPNLYNNESWMGFAVCAVLSCPADSRNNSNPKTLAGCILHLDSNEGCLKPDLVLGIPRSILLNSDQLLVVHYVSPTILPSKLNQWSYVKAVVECNISSVETQMCGIRLMYKQDVEGFVQTKAECAVAIPNDQLCYYYLSFVDKLNFLKTRGNRTKFRERNFYACHSPIIERRFESSPKPPSICKHKALQQCSSSKTFSNERVSNSTASGNGVEIVLPPGYLDYTSDSVFSLKTDFEYFLQKGVTAFNMSSTSCISTAYLPQTKVPEWFNHQSRGAFVNIQLPPNIMNDRNWMGLALCAAFSIHDDQYPTDLSREYLDSRVSHELICGLDTDLGGLMPLIVIRLTKEKCMWFYLRGFLWLAYIPHGLLRDGLCSPCSQIKALFGNNCPNLTVQNCSLRLLYRQDMEEFEETFLKCFTPPFQYQNREVFHRNFEYSSCFLPCGITEWFSYHSNGPSVGFELPPDLYNDSHWLGLAMCASFWVYEDDKAAHVKMLDLGNPHYLLCLLDTDIGSVEPDLHSHRPFTEEEIKLVRQGEIMWLSFIPKGSLPEWLNQCTRIEASIASDCPSLRVHKCGFRLLYQHDEVEFKETIRHCNKQNCHKDETTLVTRPNFDPTLQDKGKRVVQ; from the exons ATGATAATTTCCCATTTTGTAAATACCAAGTTCGGAAACAATAGCTTCATTTGGCTATCGTATATTCCACGTGCTGCTTCGTTTTCAGAAAGTTTGAATGAATGCGATCACCTGCGGGCCTTCTTTTACAGTAGTAGTCAAGACTTGATTCTGCAGAAGTGTGGGCACAAACTTGTATATTTGGACAACATGGCAGAGTTAGTTGGAACAATAGCTCAATGTGCAGCCACGTGTCCTCACTATTCCAGCCTCTTCAGTCATGAGTTCGAAGGAGATGAGGATAGGAGTGATAAGCAATGTCGTATTGATGATCATGAGGAGGAAACCAGCAAAAGTGATAGCTCCGATGACTTAAATCCCAGCATACTGAACCAAAAGATGAGAAGATGTATAAAGTTTCTGCATAATCCCAGGAAG gaatttcattttttcttttcaagtgaTCACTGTTTCCCTCCAATTAGTGAGATTCCAGACTTCTTAACCTATCAAGGCATAGGACCTTCAGTGACGATCGAGCTACATACAAATATGCATAATGATTCTGAATGGGCGGGACTTCTTATTTGTGCTTCATTTACATTCCAAGAGAATCAAATTGAATTTCTTGAAAGTCTGGAATCAGAAATTCCTCACCACCTTATATGTTTTTTTGACACGGATATAGATAGTTTGAGACCTATCCATGTATACCGCACTGCCAAGCAAGAATTCAAGTGGTTACATTTACATGGATTTGTTTGGCTATTCTATATACCAATTTGGTGGCTTCCAGATAGAATACAGTGCTGCAACCACATAGAGGTTTCAATTATGAGCGATTGGCCTTGTTGGATTGTGAACAATTGTGGTCTCCGTTTCCTTTCTACCCACGATTCAGGAGATCTTATGCAATTACTACTCCCCTTCCAGGCCTCGTTTTTTGACAATTGGGGTCTTTTTCATAAAGAAATATTGGAACAAGATTGTACAAAACTGGAACCATTCTCACATCAAACAGAAGGATGCACTTCAATGGATTCGGGTTTTTCTAGTAACGTTGAGTCTCACCCCACAAAGGCAGAGAACCAAGGCTACAATTTGGAAACATCAACCATATTTCTCAAACGAAAGCTTGAGACTGATATGTTTTCAACACTCTttgag GGGCTCCAAAACGATTATCATGGATATTTCTTTCCTCAAGGTGAAATACCATCGTGGTTCAATAATCGAAATGATGGACCCTCAATAGAAATCCAGCTGCCACCGAATTTGTATAATAACGAGAGTTGGATGGGATTTGCTGTATGTGCTGTTTTGAGTTGTCCAGCTGACTCTCGCAAcaattcaaatccaaaaactCTTGCCGGTTGCATTCTTCATTTGGATAGCAATGAAGGTTGTTTGAAACCTGATCTTGTCCTTGGCATCCCCAGATCCATATTGCTGAACTCAGACCAATTACTTGTCGTACATTACGTATCACCAACGATTCTTCCTAGCAAGCTAAACCAATGGAGTTATGTTAAAGCTGTAGTTGAATGCAACATCTCAAGTGTGGAGACTCAAATGTGTGGGATACGGCTAATGTACAAACAAGATGTGGAAGGGTTTGTTCAAACAAAGGCAGAGTGTGCAGTAGCTATTCCAAACGACCAGCTTTGCTACTATTATTTATCTTTCGTAGATAAATTGAACTTTTTGAAAACCCGTGGTAATAGAACTAAATTCAGGGAGCGCAACTTTTATGCGTGTCACTCTCCCATAATTGAAAG GCGCTTTGAATCCTCACCGAAACCTCCATCTATTTGTAAACATAAAGCACTTCAACAATGTTCTTCATCAAAAACATTCTCGAATGAAAGAGTTTCAAATAGCACTGCTTCAGGAAATGGTGTTGAAATAGTTCTACCACCTGGGTATCTAGACTACACCAGTGACTCAGTTTTCTCATTGAAAACAGATTTTGAGTACTTCCTTCAAAAAGGCGTCACG GCCTTTAATATGTCCTCCACATCCTGTATAAGTACTGCTTATTTGCCTCAGACAAAAGTTCCGGAGTGGTTCAACCATCAAAGTAGGGGGGCGTTTGTGAATATCCAGCTACCTCCAAATATCATGAATGATAGAAATTGGATGGGGCTTGCTCTATGTGCTGCCTTTTCAATCCACGATGATCAATATCCGACTGATCTCTCTCGTGAGTATCTTGATTCCAGGGTTTCTCATGAGCTTATTTGTGGATTGGATACTGATTTAGGTGGGTTGATGCCTCTCATTGTCATTCGCCTTACTAAAGAAAAATGCATGTGGTTTTATCTACGTGGATTCCTTTGGCTAGCCTATATACCGCATGGACTTCTGAGAGATGGCTTGTGCAGCCCATGTAGTCAGATTAAGGCTTTATTTGGAAACAATTGCCCTAATTTGACAGTGCAAAACTGTAGCCTCCGCCTTTTATACCGTCAAGATATGGAAGAGTTTGAGGAAACATTTCTCAAGTGCTTTACCCCACCTTTTCAGTACCAAAATCGCGAG GTCTTCCATAGAAACTTTGAATACAGTTCTTGTTTCCTTCCATGTGGAATAACGGAGTGGTTCAGCTATCACAGCAACGGACCCTCAGTGGGATTTGAGTTACCTCCTGATTTGTATAATGACAGTCATTGGCTGGGGCTTGCCATGTGTGCTTCTTTTTGGGTATACGAGGATGATAAGGCTGCCCATGTTAAAATGTTGGATTTAGGAAATCCTCATTATCTCCTGTGTCTTTTGGATACGGACATTGGCAGTGTGGAACCTGATCTACATTCTCATCGCCCATTTACAGAGGAAGAAATCAAGTTGGTACGTCAAGGTGAGATAATGTGGCTATCATTTATACCAAAAGGATCACTTCCAGAGTGGTTGAACCAATGCACTCGAATAGAGGCGTCCATTGCTAGTGACTGCCCAAGCTTGAGAGTGCACAAGTGTGGATTCCGTCTTCTGTACCAGCACGATGAGGTTGAGTTTAAGGAAACAATAAGGCACTGCAATAAGCAAAACTGCCATAAAGATGAGACAACATTAGTAACAAGACCCAATTTTGATCCCACGCTCCAAGACAAGGGAAAACGAGTTGTGCAATAA